A window of the Camelus dromedarius isolate mCamDro1 chromosome 5, mCamDro1.pat, whole genome shotgun sequence genome harbors these coding sequences:
- the GSC gene encoding homeobox protein goosecoid, which produces MPASMFSIDNILAARPRCKDSVLPVAPSAAAPVVFPALHGDSLYGAGSGASSDYGAFYPRPVAPGGAGLPAAVSGSRLGYNNYFYGQLHVQAAPVGPACCGAVPPLGAQQCSCVPTPPGYEGPGSVLVSPVPHQMLPYMNVGTLSRTELQLLNQLHCRRKRRHRTIFTDEQLEALENLFQETKYPDVGTREQLARKVHLREEKVEVWFKNRRAKWRRQKRSSSEESENAEKWNKPSSKASPEKREEEGKSDLDSDS; this is translated from the exons ATGCCCGCCAGCATGTTCAGTATCGACAACATCCTGGCCGCCCGGCCACGCTGCAAAGACTCGGTGCTGCCGGTGGCGCCCAGCGCTGCGGCTCCGGTCGTCTTCCCGGCCCTGCACGGGGACTCGCTCTACGGCGCCGGCAGCGGCGCCTCCTCGGACTATGGCGCCTTCTACCCGCGCCCCGTGGCCCCCGGCGGCGCAGGCCTCCCGGCAGCGGTCAGCGGCTCCCGCCTCGGCTACAACAACTACTTCTACGGGCAGCTGCACGTGCAGGCGGCACCCGTGGGCCCGGCCTGCTGCGGGGCTGTGCCGCCACTGGGCGCCCAGCAGTGCTCCTGCGTCCCGACGCCCCCAG GCTACGAGGGCCCCGGCTCGGTGCTAGTGTCCCCGGTACCGCACCAGATGCTCCCCTACATGAACGTGGGCACCCTGTCCCGCACCGAGCTGCAGCTCCTCAACCAGCTGCACTGCCGGCGGAAGCGGCGGCATCGCACCATCTTCACCGACGAGCAGCTCGAAGCTCTGGAGAACCTCTTCCAGGAGACCAAGTACCCAGACGTGGGTACCCGCGAGCAGCTGGCCCGGAAGGTGCACCTCCGCGAGGAGAAAGTGGAG GTCTGGTTTAAAAACCGCCGCGCCAAATGGAGGCGGCAGAAGCGGTCCTCGTCGGAGGAGTCGGAAAACGCGGAGAAGTGGAACAAGCCGTCGTCGAAGGCGTCGCcggagaagagggaagaggaaggtaAAAGCGATTTGGACTCGGACAGCTGA